From Fusarium fujikuroi IMI 58289 draft genome, chromosome FFUJ_chr07, a single genomic window includes:
- a CDS encoding ERV1-like protein, whose translation MARRQHLTLTFILVLGVFFTLSYFFSGPSRSILPKYQNDVELPLKEAPRSEFAADLGALPAGLLDGNSIAPKLENATLKAELGHATWKFLHTMMARFPDKPTKDDRMALETFMHLFARLYPCGQCAAHFQKLLAQYPPQTSSRNAAAGWLCFAHNIVNERVHKPLFDCENIGDFYDCGCGDKDKKEGGAETTAAAQAEGLDQELHKH comes from the exons ATGGCTCGTCGACAGCATTTAACACTGACCTTTATTCTGGTCCTTGGAGTCTTCTTTACCTTGTCCTATTTCTTCTCCGGACCCTCGCGCAGTATTCTTCCTAAATACCAAAACGATGTTGAACTGCCCCTGAAAGAAGCCCCTCGATCTGAGTTCGCTGCTGACCTCGGCGCTCTGCCTGCTGGTCTCCTTGATGGCAACTCTATTGCGCCTAAGCTCGAGAACGCGACGTTGAA GGCTGAACTTGGCCACGCGACGTGGAAGTTTCTCCATACGATGATGGCACGATTCCCCGATAAGCCAACCAAGGACGATCGAATGGCCCTCGAGACCTTCATGCACCTGTTCGCCCGACTCTATCCTTGCGGCCAGTGTGCGGCGCATTTCCAAAAGCTTCTCGCCCAGTATCCGCCACAGACCAGCAGCCGCAATGCAGCGGCTGGTTGGCTGTGCTTCGCCCACAACATTGTCAACGAGAGGGTGCACAAGCCTCTCTTTGACTGCGAAAACATCGGCGACTTTTACGACTGTGGCTGTggtgacaaggacaagaaggaaggtGGTGCAGAAACCACAGCAGCTGCCCAGGCCGAGGGACTGGACCAAGAGCTGCACAAGCATTAA
- a CDS encoding probable PRE3-20S proteasome subunit (beta1), translated as MEFGNAGVLNEDGIHVDMDRLKKGEVNLGTSIMAVTFKDGVILGADSRTTTGAYIANRVTDKLTRVHDTIWCCRSGSAADTQAVADIVQYQLGLFAMTNGKPPMTQTAASIFQEICYANKDRLSAGLIIAGWDERFGGQVYSIPLGGSLHKQSYAIGGSGSTYIYGYCDANWREGMEKDDAVNFVKGALREAIKWDGSSGGVIRMVVLTKDGADRHLYLPDTDYAVRHE; from the exons ATGGAGTTCGGTAACGCTGGAGTATTGAACGAGG ATGGTATCCATGTTGATATGGACCGCTTGAAGAAGGGAGAGGTCAA CCTGGGAACCTCGAT TATGGCGGTTACTTTCAAGGACGGTGTCATTCTTG GTGCGGATTCGCGAACAACGACCGGTGCCTACATCGCAAACCGAGTGACAGACAAGTTGACGAGAGTACACGACACTATCTGGTGCTGCCGATCTGGTTCAGCTGCCGACACACAGGCTGTTGCCGACATTGTTCAATACCAGCTCGGACTCTTTGCCATGACCAATGGCAAACCCCCCATGACACAGACTGCTGCGTCAATCTTCCAGGAGATCTGTTACGCTAACAAGGACCGACTGTC GGCTGGCCTCATCATTGCTGGTTGGGATGAGCGATTCGGTGGCCAAGTTTACTCCATTCCCCTGGGCGGTTCACTTCACAAGCAATCTTATGCTATCGGCGGTTCAGGATCGACTTACATCTATGGTTACTGTGATGCCAACTGGCGAGAGGGcatggagaaggatgatgcaGTCAACTTCGTCAAGGGAGCCTTGAGGGAGGCTATCAAGTGGGACGGTAGCTCTGGTGGTGTCATTCGTATGGTCGTCCTCACCAAGGATGGTGCGGACCGACACTTGTATCTCCCTGATACCGACTACGCCGTGCGGCACGAGTAA